A single region of the Thermoanaerobacterium aotearoense genome encodes:
- a CDS encoding carbohydrate ABC transporter permease has protein sequence MEVDVKRKRFSISSLTYKQQKILISITFLFVPVLLLILFTYVPSIFMFGYSFTDWDGISPTKNFIGLDNYKLIFSSADYFRPFIVSLYYIVAAFIQIALAVCISYLISFRCRFANLFKGVYFFPSLINSVAISFIFIFFFQPGSTLDTILKLLGLGRYIHFWLQDPHLINVSLAFVSVWRYIGYDIVMFSAAMQSIPTDIIEAAEVDGANRFQQFIHIIIPGISTILKLLVFLSVTGSLAAFEIPYIMTGGGNGSMTFVIQTVNFAFQNYRVGLASALAVILLIISILIFAIQRFALQSRGA, from the coding sequence ATGGAAGTTGATGTAAAGAGAAAGAGATTTAGCATATCATCACTCACATACAAACAACAGAAAATCCTTATTTCAATTACATTTTTATTTGTACCTGTATTGTTGCTTATATTATTTACTTATGTTCCATCAATATTTATGTTTGGTTACAGCTTTACTGATTGGGATGGAATAAGCCCTACGAAAAATTTTATTGGTTTAGATAATTATAAATTAATATTTAGCAGTGCAGATTATTTCAGGCCATTTATTGTCAGCTTGTATTATATTGTAGCTGCTTTTATACAGATTGCTTTAGCAGTATGTATTTCATACTTAATTAGCTTTAGATGCAGATTTGCAAATTTATTTAAAGGAGTTTATTTTTTTCCTTCTTTAATCAATAGTGTCGCAATAAGTTTTATATTTATATTTTTCTTTCAGCCAGGTTCTACACTTGATACGATTTTAAAATTGTTAGGATTAGGGCGATATATACACTTTTGGCTTCAGGATCCACATCTCATAAATGTATCGCTGGCATTCGTTTCAGTGTGGCGATATATAGGATATGATATTGTAATGTTTTCGGCAGCTATGCAGTCGATTCCTACAGACATAATTGAAGCCGCAGAGGTTGACGGTGCCAATAGATTTCAACAATTTATTCATATTATAATACCGGGGATATCGACAATATTAAAGTTATTGGTATTTCTTTCGGTAACTGGTTCATTAGCTGCATTTGAAATACCATATATTATGACAGGCGGTGGAAATGGCAGCATGACATTTGTCATTCAAACAGTAAATTTTGCATTCCAAAACTACAGAGTTGGATTAGCTTCCGCTTTAGCTGTTATCTTGCTTATAATAAGCATTTTGATATTTGCAATTCAAAGATTTGCATTACAATCGAGGGGTGCGTAA
- a CDS encoding ABC transporter substrate-binding protein: MKAKKMLSLLLATAVISTSLAGCGNSNNNNNASSNKTSSSSNELKGTITVLTHRTDMTDTFNKYADEFEKLHPGTTIKFENLNDYQNAISTRMSTGNYGDVLMIPANITKDKYKDFFAPLGTKDELSKTYNYLDNFDVDGTIYGIPTGANATGFVYNAKVLKDAGVTSLPTTPDEYINMLKAIKEKTNAIPYYTNYTSEWALTNFSNALQIGISGDPDYMNKMIYNPNEFTKGTATYTSLDLLYEAVKNKLVEKDPMTSDWEWSKQAMADGKIAVMCLGTWAIGQIQAKSKTPEDIKYMPVPVRHDGKAIVQVGPDYGMGVNIHSKNIPLAKEFLKFFITKYPQDSNMFSPIVGAKLPDYLSGATDVELVEAKPGTTQQAQDLDTVQKVSLINLNDGKWVKKIIEIGLGVSNETFDQYMSELNSKWAQGVNAVKK, encoded by the coding sequence ATGAAAGCAAAAAAAATGTTGTCATTGTTACTGGCTACTGCAGTAATATCTACTTCACTTGCCGGGTGTGGTAATTCAAACAATAATAACAATGCCAGCAGCAATAAAACGAGCAGCTCCAGCAATGAGCTAAAAGGGACTATCACTGTATTGACGCACAGGACTGATATGACAGATACATTTAATAAATATGCTGATGAGTTTGAAAAATTGCATCCTGGGACTACAATAAAGTTTGAAAACCTAAATGATTATCAAAATGCAATTTCTACAAGAATGTCTACTGGCAACTATGGCGATGTTTTAATGATTCCTGCCAATATAACAAAGGACAAGTATAAAGATTTCTTTGCTCCTCTTGGAACTAAAGATGAGCTATCAAAAACTTATAATTACCTTGATAATTTTGACGTAGATGGTACGATCTATGGTATTCCTACAGGAGCTAATGCAACAGGTTTTGTATACAATGCAAAGGTTTTAAAGGATGCCGGTGTAACAAGTCTTCCAACGACACCTGATGAATACATCAATATGCTAAAGGCAATAAAGGAAAAGACAAATGCTATACCATATTATACAAATTATACATCAGAATGGGCCTTGACAAATTTCTCGAATGCGTTACAAATCGGCATATCTGGTGATCCAGATTACATGAATAAGATGATCTATAATCCAAATGAATTTACAAAAGGTACTGCAACGTATACTTCGTTAGACCTTCTTTATGAAGCTGTAAAAAATAAATTAGTTGAAAAGGATCCTATGACGTCAGATTGGGAATGGTCTAAACAAGCTATGGCAGATGGGAAAATTGCGGTTATGTGTTTAGGTACGTGGGCAATTGGGCAAATTCAAGCGAAATCAAAGACACCTGAAGATATAAAGTACATGCCCGTTCCGGTTCGACACGATGGCAAAGCGATAGTTCAAGTTGGACCTGATTATGGTATGGGTGTAAATATTCATAGCAAGAACATACCATTAGCAAAAGAATTTTTGAAATTCTTTATAACAAAGTACCCACAAGACTCTAATATGTTTTCACCTATTGTCGGTGCAAAATTACCTGATTATTTGAGTGGTGCCACAGATGTCGAATTGGTAGAAGCAAAACCTGGTACAACACAACAAGCACAGGATTTAGATACAGTTCAGAAAGTTTCACTGATAAATTTAAATGACGGTAAATGGGTAAAGAAAATTATAGAAATTGGGTTAGGAGTAAGTAATGAGACATTTGATCAATATATGTCCGAATTAAATTCAAAATGGGCACAAGGAGTTAATGCTGTCAAAAAGTAA